A DNA window from Engystomops pustulosus chromosome 10, aEngPut4.maternal, whole genome shotgun sequence contains the following coding sequences:
- the USP1 gene encoding ubiquitin carboxyl-terminal hydrolase 1, which yields MPGITHCESQTVLAKASPSKKNRLSLRFFQKKETKRALDFAEKPQTEEQSVEEKEPEACDQVVPAANLSPPACCVKKESLVPFVGFSNLGNTCYLNSILQVLCYCPGFKHGVKQLCDVISKKEKEDKEPAAEIKEASKEDFPASFEVICNLSALIHSTEHLQVSYLLNPENYDTELAAQPRRLLNTLRELNPMYEGYLQHDAQEVLQCILGNIQEACTSLKKEMKSLHVNEPAAIQDASKEAGCCEAGVADASTNSETGSPKSDNGKRKSDNEVGNAKKKTKLTKEPAPEEQQRVTRSKRKPVEKQEDKADSPKVRADPAPTNHTQHKKSRLGLNWLKSSKQPSILSKFRSLGKTDNSSKSSPAGHQIPSITPDPDQSKNEEEVKIKGDIKKEEDKGTTALQKETNEFELVEKLFQGQLVLRTRCLECECFTERREDFQDISVPVQENDPPKLEDSSDISPDPRMEIKTLKWAISQFASVERIVGEDKYFCENCHHYTEAERSLLFDKIPEIVTIHLKCFAANSSEFDCYGGLSKVNTPLLTPLQLSLEEWSTKPSREIYGLFAVVMHSGVTISSGHYTAYVKLSDLNLQVDQITSPTDRQKLIKAEPLTEAEARTSDENYDSEVTVRTGANLSANGKVAKKNTDTVGLLGGQKSKPDFDQLPKTPKAEKVQSPLNDDKGLAVTCLNGAVHGDHGQKLQTAANLLNGNKSTLSALQSLKEYEGKWLLFDDSEVKVTEERDFLNTISPTTQSTSTPYLLFYKRIEE from the exons ATGCCGGGAATTACACATTGTGAAAGTCAGACCGTGCTGGCCAAAGCCAGTCCCAGCAAAAAGAACCGCCTGTCCCTGCGCTTCTTCCAGAAAAAGGAAACGAAAAGAGCCTTGGACTTTGCCGAAAAGCCACAAACCGAAGAGCAaagtgtggaggagaaggagccAGAGGC CTGTGATCAGGTGGTTCCTGCTGCAAACCTATCACCGCCCGCCTGCTGTGTGAAGAAGGAAAGCCTGGTGCCCTTCGTAGGGTTCAGCAATCTTGGCAACACCTGCTACCTTAATAGTATACTTCAG GTCTTATGCTACTGCCCTGGGTTTAAACATGGCGTAAAGCAACTATGTGATGTCATATCTAAGAAGGAGAAAGAGGACAAAGAACCTGCTGCTGAAATTaaa GAGGCATCAAAAGAAGACTTTCCTGCAAGTTTTGAGGTCATCTGCAATCTGAGTGCATTGATTCATTCCACTGAACACTTACAAGTTAGCTATCTATTAAATCCGGAAAATTATGACACAGAACTAGCTGCACAGCCCAGGAGACTTCTCAACACACTGAG AGAGCTAAATCCCATGTATGAAGGATATCTCCAGCACGATGCACAAGAAGTGCTGCAGTGTATTCTGGGAAACATCCAGGAAGCTTGTACGAGCCTGAAAAAGGAGATGAAAAGTTTACATGTGAATGAACCAGCAGCAATACAAGATGCAAGCAAAGAAGCTGGTTGTTGTGAGGCTGGAGTAGCTGACGCCTCTACTAATAGCGAAACGGGGAGTCCTAAAAGCGATAATGGAAAACGAAAAAGTGATAATGAGGTTGGAAATGCAAAGAAGAAAACCAAGCTAACTAAAGAGCCTGCGCCCGAGGAGCAACAAAGAGTCACCAGGTCGAAAAGGAAACCAGTGGAGAAGCAGGAGGATAAAGCCGACAGCCCTAAAGTCAGGGCAGACCCTGCCCCCACCAACCACACCCAGCACAAAAAGTCCAGATTGGGGTTGAACTGGTTAAAATCTAGTAAACAGCCAAGTATTTTATCAAAGTTCCGAAGTTTAGGTAAAACTGACAATTCGTCTAAAAGTTCACCTGCTGGGCACCAAATCCCCAGCATTACACCCGACCCGGATCAATCCAAGAATGAGGAGGAGGTAAAGATAAAGGGGGACATTAAGAAGGAGGAAGACAAAGGGACTACGGCGTTGCAGAAAG AGACAAATGAGTTTGAGCTTGTGGAGAAATTGTTCCAAGGGCAGCTGGTGCTGCGAACCCGATGTCTGGAGTGTGAATGTTTCACTGAGAGGCGGGAAGACTTCCAGGATATCAGCGTCCCTGTGCAGGAAAATGATCCCCCAAAACTAGAAGACTCCTCTGACA TTTCTCCTGATCCCAGAATGGAAATTAAAACCTTGAAATGGGCAATATCCCAGTTTGCATCGGTCGAGAGAATCGTCGGAGAAGACAAATACTTCTGTGAGAATTGTCACCATTACACCGAAGCTGAGAGAAGTCTCCTGTTCGATAAGATCCCAGAAATCGTCACCATTCATCTCAAGTGCTTTGCTGCAAACAGCTCAGA GTTTGACTGTTATGGGGGACTTTCTAAAGTGAATACTCCCTTGTTAACCCCGCTGCAACTCTCTTTGGAGGAGTGGAGTACTAAGCCATCGAGGGAAATCTATGGTCTCTTTGCTGTGGTAATGCATAGTGGAGTGACCATCAGCAGTGGGCACTACACGGCATATGTCAAGCTAAGCGACCTCAACCTCCAGGTAGACCAGATAACGTCTCCTACTGATCGCCAGAAGTTAATTAAGGCCGAGCCACTGACAGAAGCTGAAGCGCGAACATCAGACGAGAACTATGATAGTGAAGTCACCGTCCGAACTGGGGCAAACTTGTCTGCAAATGGCAAAGTAGCCAAAAAGAAtacagacacagtggggctccTTGGTGGACAGAAAAGTAAACCTGACTTTGATCAGCTGCCTAAAACTCCAAAAGCCGAAAAAGTCCAGAGCCCGCTAAATGACGACAAAGGGTTAGCAGTTACCTGCCTCAATGGTGCAGTCCACGGTGACCACGGCCAAAAACTGCAAACTGCTGCAAACTTACTGAATGGCAACAAGTCTACGCTGTCTGCACTGCAAAGCCTGAAAGAGTACGAGGGGAAGTGGCTGCTCTTTGACGATTCAGAGGTAAAAGTGACTGAAGAAAGAGACTTCCTGAACACAATATCCCCGACCACTCAGTCCACGTCCACTCCGTACCTGCTGTTTTATAAGAGGATAGAAGAGTAG